A single window of Plasmodium reichenowi strain SY57 chromosome 14, whole genome shotgun sequence DNA harbors:
- a CDS encoding exosome complex exonuclease RRP6, putative, whose amino-acid sequence MEECSRKIEELLKKKGKGLRQVSSDVDCDKRNNDINSNNNYCMMKNLLNNVVDIVKLTNKITYNSLYNNDDIDMLRNNNVDIKNLQKDLLNIVYDLLHHSSNEMKQKELVNIKNDDNCNFLKDNYHIISSTLEEIYFRIRHSVLFFHKDIQVLTDNYNKNDYNTNNDISSERNNNSLKTEYNNICETKFVEENKNNNILNHHIINKEKNDNIQLIKKKAIKDEQKIYVNDEDVVIIKDDDHDDIKKLCDNTKLCEHEIMDDNNHCNDILVEENKKRFNNSDIKTKKDINKNNVKNYHNNNNNNIKENKPYNNINNVKMQKNIKQMKKDKKKKNNKTDMEYFKEYSNKIQNMWLHLTNNYSKCFIPRILFKYNKLVDLEYDLIEAVKWQEDNIKKKLILLNMQKNYENGELENINSNDIINKIFDNNNNNNNMLDKDINHETFIEDDKYSEHSFVSSDISLSSFKDDVDKNLFHKLLKKLNKEINKYCYKFNNLNHPYKYEIENIIKEYRNDNNNVTISNFLQINMELKKLEDINKKAYKIIDNKNDLINMINNIKLNYQEKKISIMIKVNYKRTYRGFTSIIMIGTNNMNYIIDVFNMFEDLYVINDITTDPNILKITYNAPNIINQLQKDFSIYFVNIFDIAICSSYLNFKNNLNYLIYKYFNTVLYYKNKILQNVLITRPIEPDMVDVIQNEFSFLYDLFDYIKIDIYFNYIFNTNKMNNSAQHTQIQDDTVDAICDNQAEYHSKDEQIQTSKDEEDTKPFMNKQHIYVNFETLKFSDISEEEKKHGEQIIRKIFIESNLLCHHIVKLKDVCNIEKTKNHIKNIVNTSYNIHACDNLIYNILYWREELAKKIDETPDSIINIHNIISILLNMSTTLSSLKNNIIPLSNIISENLETLLEIIIKSNIYEKKKQKKKEDLFYFNYINNQNINIHEEENNINLYTYNKNNNLYTHNCVDSVILTNVHFDYISKEQNMLDIQNDTQNDTLENQETKEAHPNIYRKNSFLLEQTLFSDDEIDKSYMNNINYIQNLNFIKKNIYLKQKKSSPQPILIDSNKSNYVDNLNSNDNYNENIKKNSVVKKTIDKNIHIHIHNNNNKKKDKHIYQSYNQQYNIKKTKGLYSKNILSEIDRK is encoded by the coding sequence ATGGAAGAATGTAGTAGAAAGATagaagaattattaaaaaaaaagggaaaaGGATTAAGGCAGGTTTCATCAGATGTCGATTGTGATAAAAGGAACAATGatattaatagtaataataattattgtATGATGAAGAATTTGTTAAATAATGTTGTCGATATAGTAAAGCTAACGAATAAAATTACATAcaattctttatataataatgatgatattgATATGttaagaaataataatgtggatataaaaaatttacaaaaGGATTTGTTAAATATTGTTTATGATTTATTACATCATAGTAGTAATGAAATGAAACAAAAAGAATtagtaaatataaaaaatgatgataattgtaattttttaaaagataattATCATATCATATCCTCCACATtagaagaaatatatttcagAATTAGACACAgtgttcttttttttcataaagATATACAAGTATTAAcagataattataataagaatgattataatacaAACAATGATATATCATCTGAAAGAAACAATAATTCTCTAAAAAcagaatataataatatttgtgAAACCAAGTTTGTggaagaaaataaaaataataatatattaaaccatcatataattaataaggaaaaaaatgataatattcaactaataaaaaaaaaagctaTAAAAGATGAACAAAAGATTTATGTAAACGATGAAGATGTAGTAATTATTAAAGATGATGATcatgatgatataaaaaaattgtgTGATAATACAAAATTATGTGAACATGAAATAATGGATGATAATAATCATTGTAATGATATCCTTGTAGAAGAAAACAAGAAAAGGTTTAATAATTCCgatataaaaacaaaaaaagatattaataaaaataatgtaaaaaattaccataataataataataataatataaaagagaataaaccatataataatatcaataatgtaaaaatgcaaaaaaacataaaacaaatgaaaaaagacaaaaaaaaaaaaaataataaaacagacatggaatattttaaagaatattcaaataaaatacaaaacATGTGGTTACATCtaacaaataattattctAAATGTTTCATTCCTAGGATTTTATTCAAATATAACAAGTTAGTTGATTTAGAATACGATTTAATTGAGGCGGTGAAGTGGCAAGAAGATAATATTAAGAagaaattaattttattgaatatgcaaaaaaattatgaaaatgGTGAAttggaaaatataaattcaaatgatattataaataaaatatttgataataataataataataataatatgttgGACAAAGATATTAATCATGAAACATTTATAGAGGATGATAAATATTCTGAGCATTCTTTTGTATCATCAGATATTTCCCTGTCCTCCTTTAAGGATGATGttgataaaaatttatttcataaattattaaaaaaattaaataaagaaattaataaatattgttataaatttaataatttaaatcatccgtataaatatgaaatagaaaatattattaaagaATATCGAAATGATAACAACAATGTAACAATCTCaaattttttacaaataaatatggaattaaaaaaattggaagatataaataaaaaagcatataaaattatagataataaaaacgatttaataaatatgataaataatataaaattaaattatcaggaaaaaaaaatttcaataatgataaaagtAAATTATAAACGAACATATCGAGGATTTACAtctattattatgataggaacgaataatatgaattatataattgacgtttttaatatgtttgAAGATTTGTATgtaataaatgatataacAACAGATcctaatatattaaaaattacTTATAATGCTccaaatattataaatcaATTACAAAAAGATTtctctatatattttgttaatatttttgatataGCTATATGTTCAAGTTATctaaattttaaaaataatctaaattatttaatatataaatattttaatactGTACtgtattataaaaataaaatacttCAAAATGTTTTAATTACAAGACCAATCGAACCAGATATGGTTGATGTGATACAAAATgaattttcctttttatatgatcttttcgattatattaaaatagatatatattttaattatatatttaatactaataaaatgaacaaCTCGGCGCAACATACGCAAATACAAGATGATACAGTAGATGCAATTTGTGATAATCAAGCTGAATATCATTCAAAAGATGAACAAATACAAACTTCTAAAGATGAAGAAGATACCAAACCTTTTATGAATAAGCaacatatttatgttaATTTTGAAACATTGAAATTTAGTGATATATcagaagaagaaaaaaaacatggagaacaaattataagaaaaatatttatagaGAGTAATCTTTTATGTCATCATATTGTTAAACTAAAAGATGTTTGTAATATTGAAAAGACAAAAAACCATATTAAGAATATTGTTAATacatcatataatatacatgcatgtgataatttaatatataatattttatattggAGAGAAGAACTAGCCAAAAAGATAGATGAAACACCTGATAgtataattaatattcataatataatatccATTCTTTTAAACATGTCTACTACATTATCaagtttaaaaaataatatcataCCTTTGTCAAATATTATCTCAGAAAATTTAGAGACACTActagaaataataataaaatcaaatatctatgaaaaaaaaaaacaaaaaaaaaaagaagatctattttatttcaattatattaataatcaaaatattaatattcatgaggaagaaaataatatcaatTTATATACCTATAAcaagaataataatttatatactCATAATTGTGTTGATTCAGTTATTCTTACAAATGTACATTTTGATTATATTTCAAAGGAGCAAAATATGCTTGATATTCAAAATGATACTCAAAATGATACTTTAGAAAATCAAGAAACAAAAGAAGCTCATCCCAACatttatagaaaaaattCTTTTCTCTTAGAACAAACTCTTTTTTCGGACGACGAAATTGACAAATCTTATATGAATAACATcaattatatacaaaatctaaattttataaaaaaaaatatttatttaaaacaaaaaaaatcGAGTCCCCAACCAATATTAATTGATTCGAATAAAAGCAATTATGTCGATAATTTGAACAgtaatgataattataatgaaaatataaaaaaaaactcAGTGGTTAAGAAAACTATTGATAAAAACATTCATATtcatattcataataataataataaaaagaaagataaacatatttatcAATCATACAATcaacaatataatataaagaaaacaaaGGGTTTGTACAgcaaaaatatattaagcGAAATAGATcgaaaataa
- a CDS encoding hypothetical protein (conserved Plasmodium protein, unknown function), whose product MANVPNEKTSCSTLKGKQEDHEKQNIASFNSSCEEEKIEEHALYVPENLVCLICYDDIDESNYIEYKTDEHSKWYPSKFCLTCTGILIDSQYEKYINSVQKSECLKEQTSLLKMGPPINVKDKNGYPQSDDKEIYSLWYFCDKKIHSAKLKGSLMGEERMKLWNELKNFLIKEDKKD is encoded by the coding sequence ATGGCGAACGTACCAAATGAAAAAACATCTTGTTCTACTTTAAAAGGGAAACAAGAAGATCatgaaaaacaaaatatagcatcatttaattcttcatgcgaagaagaaaaaattgaaGAACATGCTCTTTATGTTCCGGAAAATTTAGTCTGTTTAATTTGTTATGATGATATCGATGAAAGTAATTATATCGAATATAAAACTGATGAACATAGTAAATGGTATCCTAGTAAGTTTTGCCTGACTTGTACAGGTATTTTAATTGATAGTcaatatgaaaaatatattaatagtGTGCAAAAATCTGAATGTTTAAAAGAACAAACAagtttattaaaaatggGCCCACCAATAAATgtaaaagataaaaatggATATCCACAATCAGatgataaagaaatatatagtCTGTGGTATTTTtgtgataaaaaaatacattcAGCAAAACTAAAGGGAAGTCTTATGGGTGAAGAGAGGATGAAATTGTGGAATGAATTAAAGAACTTTCttataaaagaagataaaaaggattaa
- a CDS encoding hypothetical protein (conserved Plasmodium protein, unknown function) produces MDETIYDDFNTHLHSNINDYINYESYSSDKENEANNDSDNSQKDEQINDINNNINNDNSINNINNINNNNNSINNINNNNNNDDDNNISRNKKKKKKSDEDYKNLKNDNDIKLAVKIAVQVLLNNQPFPVKREDLFYTISIYVPSCNSNIKRKVIIKVLRKHLNNVLALKLLTLSSKTKTEYSLSQNIFYKQHNDLLLSNIDHTIRGFLIYLIPFFNVFHNKLPLNYLLYQLNMAGYKTLKTKEDIIKIITTPTLHSNIVYNNISSNDINEPLDLIIYAKKLSYIEFSNEQYDENSIDGFYIIPTLRFQYEINMKAYINQLMNMPHKKYQLKDMYVLFDEKYFVDINYDNL; encoded by the coding sequence atggatGAAACAATTTATGACGATTTCAATACACATCTGCATAGTAATATAAACgattatattaattatgaAAGTTATAGTTcagataaagaaaatgaagCGAATAATGATAGCGACAACTCCCAAAAGGatgaacaaataaatgatattaataataatattaataatgataatagtataaataatataaataatattaataataataataatagtataaataatattaataataataataataatgatgatgataataatattagtagaaataaaaaaaaaaaaaaaaaaagtgatgaggattataaaaacttaaaaaatgataatgatataaaacTTGCAGTAAAAATCGCTGTACAggttttattaaataatcaACCATTTCCTGTAAAGAGAGAGGATCTTTTTTATActatatctatatatgtACCTAGTtgtaatagtaatataaaaagaaaagttATAATAAAGGTTTTAAGAAAACATCTTAATAATGTATTAgcattaaaattattaactTTAAGTAGTAAAACAAAAACAGAATATTCACTTTcacaaaatattttttataaacaacataatgatttattattatcaaataTAGATCATACTATTAGAGgatttttaatttatctaattcctttttttaatgtattTCATAATAAACTCCCACTTAATTATTTACTGTATCAATTAAATATGGCTGGTTATAAAACACTTAAAACAAAAGaagatattattaaaattataactACTCCTACTCTCCATTCCaatattgtatataataacatttcaagtaatgatataaatgaaCCACTAGATCTTATCATATATGCAAAGAAATTATCTTATATAGAATTTAGTAATGAAcaatatgatgaaaattCAATAGACGGATTCTATATTATACCAACACTCAGGTTCCAATATGAAATTAATATGAAAGCATATATTAATCAACTTATGAATATGCCTCACAAAAAATATCAATTAAAAGATATGTATGTTTTATTtgatgaaaaatatttcgtagatataaattatgataaCTTATAA
- a CDS encoding serine/threonine protein kinase, putative, giving the protein MGSTISKRKNNTDKNVKDESVENKRQKKNEENDSNLEFIKKYKIINKIGDGNFSKVFCCRGENKKKCAMKLMCCPLKKTSHYNCFKRELFIMKTINNKHPYIVKILDYHEKIWKKYYIVKLILEYCEGGNLFEYIKINGSCTHSEARVIIIKLTKTIQYINSLKIMHRDIKPENILLRTKDNIKSVVLSDFGLAKITPSNQSVVKSRSVCGSDFYLAPEIIKNKEYGIKIDIWSLGVLIFFIITGKVPFTGKNANELYNNILKANIPELLSKEKSLNIQPGLKNLLENILVHDPDQRFSCADILNHRWIRGTLTSCEFKIFNSASYIKKLRLDKKKASYDEEAKDNQIKDKSFENEKDSFANKKKRYTFFLKKITN; this is encoded by the exons atgggGTCAACAATAagtaaaagaaaaaacaatacag ATAAAAATGTGAAGGACGAATCAGTTGAAAATAAAAggcaaaaaaaaaacgaGGAAAATGATTCAAATTTagaatttattaaaaaatataaaataattaataagATTGGAGA tgGTAATTTTTCCAAAGTATTTTGTTGTCGAGGagagaataaaaaaaaatgtgcAATGAAG CTGATGTGCTGTCCACTGAAAAAAACATCTCATTATAATTGCTTTAAGAgagaattatttattatgaaaacgataaataataaacatcCATACATTGTAAAAATACTTGATTATCATGAGAAAATATGGAAAA aatattatattgtaaaaTTAATACTGGAATATTGTGAAGGAGGGAATTTATTTgagtatataaaaattaatggTAGTTGTACACACTCTGAAGCTAgagttataataataaaattaacaaaaacaattcaatatataaattcattGAAAATTATGCATAGAGATATTAAACcagaaaatattttacttcgaacaaaagataatataaaaagtgTAGTCCTTTCAGATTTCGGTCTAGCCAAAATAACTCCCTCAAATCAGTCTGTTGTTAAAAGTAGATCTGTTTGTGGTAGTGACTTTTATTTGGCACCCgaaattataaagaataaagaatatggaataaag ATCGATATATGGAGTTTGGGagttttaatattttttattataactGGAAAAGTACCCTTTACTGGAAAAAATGCtaatgaattatataacaaCATACTTAAAGCAAATATACCTGAAct ATTatcaaaagaaaaatctttaaatattcaacctggattaaaaaatttattagaaaatattttggTCCATGATCCGGATCAAAGATTTAGT TGTGCTGACATTTTAAATCATAGATGGATAAGAGGAACTCTTACAAGCTGtgaatttaaaatatttaattccgcatcatatataaa aaAACTAAGATTGGATAAGAAAAAAGCTAGTTATGATGAAGAAGCTAAGGATAACCAAATAAAAGATAAGTCTTttgaaaatgaaaaagattCATTTgctaataaaaaaaaaagatatactttctttttaaaaaaaataacgAATTAA
- a CDS encoding signal recognition particle subunit SRP54, putative: MVLTELGTQITNAFRKLQTSTLADDVVIEECLKEIIRALILSDINVSYLKDIKSNIKNNIEKNIDIYGNNKKKLVQKYVVEELIKLLEGKKEGYNPVKGKRNVILFVGLQGSGKTTTCTKYAHYYQKKGFKTALVCADTFRAGAFDQLKQNAAKVKIPFYGSYSEVDPVKIATDGVNAFLKDKYDLIIVDSSGRHKQENELFEEMIQVENSIQPEEIIFVIDSHIGQSCHDQAMAFKNSVSLGSIIITKIDGHAKGGGALSAVAATGCPITFIGTGEHVNDFEKFEAKSFVSRLLGLGDISGLVSTIKEVIDIDKQPELMNRLSKGKFVLRDMYDQFQNVFKMGSLSKVMSMIPGFGNNLISKGTEKEGIDKIKKFMVIMDSMTNEELDCIKPLNDSRCLRIVKGSGTRLQDIKELLEQFKFLQKMVLKMGKLGLRENNINNLMRNQKQFMSKMNNIMDPNMLKQLGGANNMVNILKEFTKMDDLGGSMANMMKQMGLKK; the protein is encoded by the coding sequence atggtGTTAACAGAACTAGGTACGCAAATTACGAACGCTTTTCGAAAACTTCAAACATCCACGTTAGCAGACGATGTTGTAATAGAAGAATgtttaaaagaaataataagggcgttaatattatctgatataaatgttagttatttaaaagatattaagagtaatataaagaataatatagaaaagaATATAGACATTTATGGAAACAATAAAAAGAAGCTAGTACAAAAATATGTGGTAGaagaattaataaaattattagaaGGAAAAAAAGAGGGTTACAACCCGGTGAAAGGTAAAAGAAATGTTATATTGTTTGTAGGTCTACAAGGAAGTGGAAAAACCACAACCTGCACAAAATATGcacattattatcaaaagAAAGGTTTTAAGACTGCTTTAGTATGTGCTGATACATTTAGAGCAGGTGCGTTTGATcaattaaaacaaaatgcAGCCAAAGTAAAAATTCCGTTTTATGGTAGTTATTCAGAAGTAGATCCTGTAAAAATAGCTACAGATGGTGTAAATgcttttttaaaagataaatatgatCTAATAATTGTAGATAGTTCGGGGAGACATAAACaagaaaatgaattatttgAAGAAATGATACAAGTAGAAAATTCTATACAACCAGAAGAAatcatttttgttattGATAGCCATATTGGGCAAAGTTGTCATGATCAAGCTATGGCATTTAAAAATTCTGTATCCTTAGGAAgtataattataacaaaGATTGATGGACATGCTAAAGGTGGTGGAGCCTTATCAGCTGTAGCTGCTACCGGATGTCCTATAACTTTTATAGGAACAGGGGAACATGTAAATGATTTTGAAAAATTCGAAGCAAAATCTTTTGTATCTAGATTATTAGGCTTAGGAGATATAAGTGGACTTGTATCTACTATTAAAGAAGTTATAGATATAGATAAACAACCTGAATTAATGAATAGATTATCTAAAGGGAAATTTGTATTGAGAGATATGTACGATCAATTTCAAAATGTATTTAAGATGGGTAGTCTTAGTAAAGTTATGTCTATGATACCAGGTTTTggtaataatttaattagTAAAGGTACAGAAAAAGAAGGAattgataaaataaagaaatttaTGGTAATTATGGATTCTATGACAAATGAAGAATTAGATTGTATTAAACCTCTTAATGATAGCAGATGCTTAAGGATTGTAAAGGGGTCTGGTACTCGCCTTCAGGATATTAAAGAACTTCTAGAACAATTCAAGTTCTTACAAAAAATGGTTCTAAAAATGGGAAAATTAGGATTAAGAgaaaataacataaataatttaatgaGAAACCAAAAACAATTCATGAGcaaaatgaataatatcATGGATCCAAATATGTTAAAACAATTAGGAGGAGCAAATAATATGGtcaatattttaaaagaatttaCAAAAATGGATGACTTGGGTGGATCAATGGCTAACATGATGAAGCAGATGGGtcttaaaaaataa
- a CDS encoding hypothetical protein (conserved Plasmodium protein, unknown function) — translation MISSKSTDIAGLNSLRSKNINEISHLIKVTKEKKKKLCIDKNERQNIKQLENFVKEQSNCFNICKQNLNERLEKDLNEYIFFSSKNKINLNEEHIQKLHKNYKNIEQELCYSSCSKKYSSLLNYKT, via the exons atgataagTTCTAAATCTACCGATATTGCAG GATTAAATAGCTTAAGAAGCAAAAATATAAACGAAATATCGCATCTGATCAAAGTTACAAAagagaaaaagaaaaagttATGTATTGATAAGAATGAAAGACAAAATATTAAGCAACTTGAAAATTTTGTAAAAGAGCAAAGCAACtgttttaatatatgtaaacaaaatttaaatgaaaGATTAGAAAAAGATcttaatgaatatatattttttagtagtaagaataaaattaatttgAATGAAGAAcatatacaaaaattacataagaattataagaatattgAACAGGAGTTATGTTATAGTTCTTGTtctaaaaaatattctagtttgttaaattataaaacatGA
- a CDS encoding DNA polymerase delta interacting protein, putative: MRERILLLYGSEYGTSYDCCRNIYYELYTSFDIDFFSLNDINIISLYKYDNIVIIVSTTGYGCCPHNMSEFWLGLHNNNLIFYDNMKFHLFGLGDSSYDNYNQVAKKLKKKLKSLNANIVNYSLGNYQHPSMHFSNFNIWKNNLYTFLKKNYYNFDINTEVPLLYDVIICEDNQNENHVNIQNFNKKKKNIYDKTHKEEDNININNNMNKMKNTTFLLKNVENFNIDEHFCKLLNYNKFVVTKNERCTNINYERDVRYMNLITTDECSNICGLIKVHPFLDINKTKELLKLLKINYNDYIVIIPNKNLNNKESIYLPINKKIKVLDLFIYFLDLNKIVTPFFFTYLTTKTSSEIHRNKFYKISDTINISDYFSYVYQDKRSYFDILFDFYNYINIDINFLINTLPNIQDRSYSILNIFTTYTNIHNYNFFNIYNLYVSQKFVSMLYFLKTNIISNPLLDIQNLNSVQKLQSPVTHSYSNHISNDYSEKNTGLNYSKIIGNIYKKILKRIKGETQYKDNTKKCTYMYKQNIIELLVCLYKIEINKNKTLKGLCSDYLVNLNPGSFVYSKIQNSMLALNTNIFNLDYTVVYISVGAAFSSLIQVLRQRHYLYSTQYIESNHEKNHNVKQNQHHYKNIKIKEKKDLLFLGFRQKSQDFYFKDEMKSYLYFTYIFLAFSQDVEDKFVYYNMLNCNDSSRKRAEDNIIRNNNNDNNDNNRSNDHNNNHSNNHNNHSNNHNNHSNNHRNNHNYCSYNIYYENHFEQNEQNYFKMSYEQMINTLQKKKKIYVTDIILMLQNTIYDLLKEKKTIILIAGKSRPFSQNLIRTFIDIIKNKEPNKNMEEINLFIKKKIDDFSIILESWY; encoded by the coding sequence ATGCGAGAACGCATTTTACTATTATACGGATCCGAATATGGAACCTCATATGATTGTTGTcgaaatatttattacgAATTGTACACAAGTTTCGATAtagattttttttcattgaatgacataaatattattagtctttataaatatgataatattgttattattgttaGTACTACCGGATATGGTTGTTGTCCTCATAACATGTCAGAATTTTGGCTAGGTCtgcataataataatttaattttttatgataatatgaaatttcatttatttgGATTAGGAGATAGTTCctatgataattataatcaaGTAGCtaagaaattaaaaaagaaattaaaatcATTAAACGCAAATATTGTAAATTATAGTCTAGGAAATTACCAACATCCATCTATGcatttttctaattttaatatatggaaaaataatttatataccTTCTTAAAAAAGAACTATTATAATTTCGATATAAACACAGAGGTTCCCTTATTATATGATGTAATAATTTGTGAGGATAATCAGAATGAAAATCATGTGAATAttcaaaattttaataagaaaaagaagaatatttatgataaaaCACATAAGGAggaagataatataaatattaataataatatgaataaaatgaaaaatacaacttttcttcttaaaaatgtagaaaattttaatattgatgaacatttttgtaaattattaaattataacaaatttgtagttacaaaaaatgaaagaTGTACAAACATAAATTATGAACGAGATGTAAGatatatgaatttaatAACAACAGATGAATGTTCAAATATATGTGGATTGATTAAAGTCCATCCTTTTTtggatataaataaaacgaaagaattattaaaattattaaaaattaattacaatgattatattgtaataattccaaataaaaatttaaataataaagaaagtATCTATTTAccaataaataaaaaaataaaagtattagatttatttatatatttcttagatctaaataaaattgttaCACCTTTCTTTTTTACTTATTTAACTACAAAAACGTCTAGTGAAATTCATCgtaataaattttataaaatctcagatactattaatatatctgattatttttcttatgtATATCAAGATAAAAGGTCATACTTTGATATCTTGTTcgatttttataattatattaatatagaTATTAATTTCTTAATTAATACATTACCAAATATACAGGACAGAAGTTATTccatattaaatatatttactacttatacaaatatacataattataatttttttaatatatataatttatatgttagTCAAAAATTCGTAAGcatgttatattttttaaagacCAACATTATTTCAAATCCTTTATTAGATATACAAAATCTAAATTCTGTACAAAAATTACAAAGTCCTGTTACTCATTCGTATAGTAATCATATATCAAATGATTATTCGGAAAAAAACACCGGATTAAACTATTCAAAAATTATaggtaatatatataaaaaaattttaaaaagaattaaagGCGAAACACAATATAAggataatacaaaaaaatgtacatatatgtataaacaaaatattatcgAATTATTAgtatgtttatataaaatagaaattaataaaaataaaacattaaaAGGATTATGCTCAGATTATTTAGTTAATTTAAATCCAGGATCTTTTGTATATTCCAAAATTCAAAATAGTATGCTAGCTctaaatacaaatatatttaatttagATTACACAgttgtatatatatctgTAGGTGCTGCTTTTAGTAGTCTTATACAAGTACTAAGACAAAgacattatttatattcgACACAATATATAGAAAGTAACCATGAGAAAAATCATAATGTAAAGCAAAATCAGcatcattataaaaatataaaaataaaagaaaaaaaagatttGCTCTTTCTTGGATTTAGGCAGAAATCCCAagatttttattttaaagaTGAGATGAAAagttatttatattttacttatattttcttGGCGTTCTCACAAGATGTTGAAGATAAGtttgtttattataatatgttaaaCTGTAATGATTCTTCAAGGAAAAGGGCCgaagataatataataagaaataataataatgataataatgataataatcGTAGTAatgatcataataataatcatagtaataatcataataatcatagtaataatcataataatcatagtaataatcatagaaataatcataattactgttcttataatatttattatgaaaaCCATTTCGAGcaaaatgaacaaaattattttaaaatgtcCTACGAACAAATGATTAATAcattacaaaaaaaaaaaaaaatttatgtgactgatattattttaatgttacaaaatactatatatgatttattaaaagaaaaaaagacaATCATACTTATAGCAGGGAAATCAAGACCATTTTCTCAAAATTTAATTAGAACATTTAtagatattataaaaaataaagaacCGAATAAAAACATGGAAGAGattaatttgtttattaaaaaaaaaattgatgATTTCTCTATTATACTAGAATCTTGGTATTAA